A genomic window from Candidatus Bathyarchaeota archaeon includes:
- a CDS encoding indole-3-glycerol-phosphate synthase, which yields MSDFLDKLAQDAKETIAEGYYEISRKNSFFSVSLKQAVIEQKQNAVISEVKAASPSRGTIKTGFDPAEIAKAMKKGGATGLSVLTEPKQFKGSLNYLIKIRDVIKLPILMKDIILSPVQIEAGSKLGANVVLLIKALFDRGYCEESLEGMIALAHSKNLEVLLETHNESEFNSALQTDADLVGINNRDLRTLEVHIKTTEKILEKIKTKNKVVVSESGILVPSDIVFLRNCGADAFLIGSSIMMSDNLEKTVKEFVNAQ from the coding sequence ATGTCTGATTTTCTTGACAAGCTAGCACAGGATGCTAAAGAAACTATTGCAGAAGGATACTATGAAATTTCAAGAAAGAACAGTTTCTTTTCGGTTAGTCTCAAACAAGCAGTTATAGAACAAAAACAAAACGCAGTAATTTCTGAAGTGAAGGCTGCCTCACCATCCAGAGGAACTATTAAAACAGGTTTTGATCCAGCAGAAATCGCAAAAGCCATGAAAAAGGGTGGAGCAACTGGTTTGTCTGTTTTAACTGAACCCAAGCAATTCAAGGGTTCCCTTAATTATTTAATTAAAATCAGAGATGTAATAAAGTTACCAATTCTAATGAAAGACATAATCCTCAGTCCGGTACAGATTGAAGCGGGGTCTAAACTTGGTGCAAATGTTGTTTTGTTGATAAAAGCCCTTTTTGACCGAGGCTATTGTGAAGAAAGTTTAGAAGGTATGATTGCACTTGCTCATTCAAAAAATCTTGAAGTTTTATTGGAAACACATAACGAATCTGAGTTTAACTCTGCATTACAAACTGATGCAGATTTGGTTGGTATTAACAATCGGGATTTAAGAACGCTTGAAGTGCATATCAAAACAACCGAAAAAATCTTGGAAAAAATTAAAACAAAAAACAAAGTTGTCGTCAGTGAAAGCGGCATATTGGTTCCGTCTGACATAGTTTTTTTGCGGAACTGTGGCGCTGATGCTTTTTTAATTGGTTCTTCGATTATGATGTCGGATAACCTAGAAAAAACTGTTAAGGAGTTTGTTAACGCCCAATGA
- a CDS encoding phosphoribosylanthranilate isomerase: protein MREVRVKICGITRKEDLTVAVDAGADAVGFLVGVPSSPRNLTLEKVKTLLDLVPVFVDSVVVTAPESVKDIVEICETLKPSVIQIHGKKKFVFSQVHEKVTDTCLVKTVYVKPDILEEENIEELKQFDAVLLDSFTKNQYGGTGKTHDWTVSQQIKEAVAPVPVILAGGLKPENVKEAILAVKPYAVDVASGVETSPGIKDHNKIHVFVENAKEIKLQK from the coding sequence ATGAGAGAGGTTAGAGTAAAAATCTGTGGAATAACCCGAAAAGAAGACTTGACTGTTGCGGTAGATGCAGGAGCGGATGCTGTTGGTTTTCTTGTGGGGGTTCCGTCGTCGCCAAGGAATCTGACCCTAGAAAAGGTAAAAACTTTGTTGGATTTAGTTCCAGTTTTTGTTGACAGTGTAGTTGTTACGGCTCCAGAAAGTGTTAAAGATATAGTTGAAATCTGTGAAACACTTAAGCCATCTGTAATCCAAATTCATGGAAAGAAAAAATTTGTTTTTTCCCAAGTTCATGAAAAAGTAACGGATACTTGTTTAGTAAAAACCGTTTATGTGAAACCAGACATCCTAGAAGAAGAAAACATAGAAGAATTGAAACAGTTTGATGCGGTTCTTTTGGATTCTTTCACAAAAAATCAGTACGGTGGAACAGGAAAAACTCATGACTGGACAGTAAGCCAACAAATCAAAGAAGCAGTTGCTCCAGTTCCAGTGATTTTGGCAGGTGGATTAAAGCCAGAAAATGTCAAAGAAGCAATTTTAGCAGTAAAACCGTACGCGGTCGATGTTGCTAGTGGAGTTGAAACCAGCCCTGGAATAAAAGACCATAATAAAATTCATGTTTTTGTTGAAAACGCAAAAGAGATTAAACTACAAAAATAG
- the trpB gene encoding tryptophan synthase subunit beta, translating to MFLLKTQKRLNYKNRCNILTKGKFGKFGGQYVNEILMPILIELEDAFEKHYPTPEFQEKLNQLLRDYAGRPTSLYYARNFSKLIGCKVYLKREDLVCGGSHKLNNSLGQALLTKEMGKTRMITETAAGQHGLATAMAGNVCGLETEVFMGSKDIIRQASNVKRIKLLGAKVTPVNIGMGVLKDAVSDTLRKWTTCSTTTHYLMGSTVGPRPYPEIVATFQSVIGKEIKKQILEKEGRFPDRIVACGSGGSNALGAFKSFLKEKEVKLVFVEGGGENLEADNSAAAFKIGKPGILHGAVMQVLQDENGQIKPSRTRAAGLNYPGRGPEISGLVDRGRVKASCAFDNQVFEAVKVMCRTEGLIPALETAHAIAYMVDNKDEFAKDEVVVLNFSGRGDKDLETIVRYFDEA from the coding sequence ATGTTTTTGTTGAAAACGCAAAAGAGATTAAACTACAAAAATAGGTGTAATATTTTGACGAAAGGAAAATTTGGAAAATTTGGCGGACAATACGTGAACGAAATACTGATGCCAATTCTAATCGAATTAGAAGATGCCTTTGAAAAACATTATCCAACTCCAGAATTTCAAGAAAAACTCAACCAGTTACTAAGAGATTACGCAGGACGACCAACTTCTCTTTATTATGCAAGAAACTTTAGCAAACTCATCGGATGCAAAGTTTACCTCAAACGAGAAGACCTAGTCTGCGGAGGCTCACACAAACTCAATAACTCCCTTGGGCAAGCCTTGCTCACAAAAGAAATGGGAAAAACACGAATGATAACCGAAACCGCAGCAGGCCAACATGGTCTGGCAACAGCCATGGCAGGAAACGTCTGCGGATTAGAAACAGAAGTTTTCATGGGATCAAAAGACATTATTCGACAGGCAAGCAATGTCAAACGAATCAAACTATTAGGAGCAAAAGTAACCCCCGTTAACATTGGAATGGGAGTGCTAAAAGATGCAGTTTCAGACACCTTACGAAAATGGACAACTTGCTCAACAACTACTCATTATCTAATGGGGTCAACTGTTGGTCCTCGACCGTACCCAGAAATTGTAGCAACATTCCAAAGTGTTATCGGAAAAGAAATCAAAAAACAAATCCTAGAAAAAGAAGGCAGATTTCCAGACAGAATAGTAGCCTGCGGAAGTGGAGGCAGCAACGCCTTAGGAGCTTTCAAATCATTCCTCAAAGAAAAAGAGGTCAAACTGGTTTTTGTTGAAGGGGGAGGAGAAAACCTAGAAGCCGACAACAGCGCTGCAGCTTTCAAAATCGGCAAACCAGGAATTCTTCACGGAGCAGTAATGCAGGTTCTACAAGATGAAAATGGCCAGATAAAGCCGTCCCGAACCAGAGCCGCAGGACTTAACTATCCTGGAAGAGGTCCAGAAATTTCAGGACTGGTAGATAGAGGTAGAGTAAAGGCTAGCTGTGCCTTTGACAATCAAGTGTTTGAAGCAGTAAAGGTGATGTGTCGCACTGAAGGGTTGATTCCTGCTCTTGAAACTGCTCATGCCATTGCATATATGGTGGACAACAAAGATGAATTCGCAAAAGACGAAGTGGTTGTTTTGAATTTTTCAGGCAGAGGCGACAAGGACCTAGAAACCATTGTGAGGTATTTTGATGAAGCTTGA
- a CDS encoding nucleotide pyrophosphohydrolase translates to MDINEFQKLMKQLYFSRDAERGQEKTLSWLEDEVQELREALKEENMQEAEKEFADVLAWLASLANVVGIDLEKAARSKYDNKCPKCKLNPCDCPF, encoded by the coding sequence ATGGATATCAATGAATTCCAAAAACTGATGAAACAGCTATATTTTTCGCGGGATGCAGAAAGGGGTCAAGAAAAAACATTATCTTGGCTTGAAGACGAAGTGCAAGAACTAAGAGAGGCTCTAAAAGAAGAAAACATGCAAGAAGCAGAAAAAGAGTTTGCCGACGTTTTGGCATGGTTAGCTTCATTGGCAAACGTCGTGGGTATCGATTTGGAAAAAGCTGCACGATCAAAATATGACAATAAATGTCCAAAATGTAAACTAAACCCTTGTGATTGTCCATTCTAA
- the trpA gene encoding tryptophan synthase subunit alpha: protein MKLEDKFKELTNKGEGAHMPHVYYGDPHEEFSLKLLETLVENGSDILEFGIPFSDPTADGPTFQGVCERALQNGITPNKCIEGIKKIRAKGIENPIVVTTYYNIPYVMGVGKFLNKIKEAGAQAIIVPNVPVEEADVLLTEGKKTGIHPIFQVAPTTTEDRLKKIADIASGFLYVIGVEGVTGVRESIGDSTFKLVERVRKHTDMPLLAGFGISTKEQAANVVAAGADGAIAGSVYAKVYEKNLETPVKTLPEIAKLVTQIKKGCIEGYKQRKI, encoded by the coding sequence ATGAAGCTTGAAGACAAATTCAAAGAACTAACAAACAAAGGGGAAGGGGCACATATGCCTCATGTTTATTATGGTGACCCCCACGAAGAGTTTTCACTTAAACTGTTAGAGACACTAGTAGAAAACGGATCAGACATCCTTGAATTTGGAATTCCTTTTTCTGATCCAACAGCAGATGGACCGACTTTTCAGGGAGTATGTGAAAGGGCACTTCAAAACGGTATTACACCAAACAAATGTATTGAAGGAATCAAAAAGATAAGAGCAAAAGGCATAGAAAATCCGATTGTAGTTACAACATACTATAACATCCCGTATGTGATGGGAGTTGGGAAATTCTTGAATAAAATAAAGGAAGCAGGGGCTCAAGCGATAATTGTGCCTAATGTTCCTGTTGAAGAAGCAGATGTTTTGTTAACTGAAGGAAAAAAGACAGGAATTCACCCCATATTCCAAGTAGCACCAACAACAACAGAAGACAGATTAAAAAAAATTGCAGACATTGCATCGGGTTTTCTTTATGTTATCGGGGTTGAAGGCGTCACCGGAGTAAGAGAAAGCATAGGCGATTCAACATTCAAACTAGTTGAACGGGTAAGAAAACACACAGACATGCCACTGTTAGCGGGGTTTGGAATTTCAACCAAAGAACAAGCCGCAAACGTAGTTGCCGCAGGCGCAGACGGAGCAATAGCAGGAAGCGTATACGCTAAAGTGTACGAGAAAAACTTGGAAACCCCTGTAAAAACACTGCCCGAGATTGCCAAATTAGTAACCCAGATAAAAAAAGGGTGCATCGAAGGCTATAAACAAAGAAAAATCTAA